The Daucus carota subsp. sativus chromosome 7, DH1 v3.0, whole genome shotgun sequence genome window below encodes:
- the LOC135147926 gene encoding protein MAIN-LIKE 1-like, whose translation MANDYCGLVDNSVLYDQANHISTTIWNGGLREKLTIRQSTSNLGEWHLHDYQVHLLRQWGFGMFVNPKSVMQNDVSLITALVERWRPETNTFHFTFGEMTVTLEDVYMLMGLPVVGEPIRADDDIPHRSTWLRRWHDPELTEEQRKSALDRGGVKLKFLRAQYGTCPSSTDRDMMVIYTRAYVLYLCEAILFPTKSNNVVHPRLILFLEDPSKIYGYAWGASVLAYLYRNLQEASRKDVRSISGCTTVLMLWSRERLRPGQLLIAENTRMIWPRALAWAVAPVSAGRSKFYNVHHNIDAYRGMFDNFYLDWVRWRPYARFYRRPDAHFERALIAGIARVPLHYFEDVEYQLPERVPRQFDMPLCIPPDPPAYMRGLRYTNDNPFMQVHPFYRQQYVDMWNNFVQNGVGIVEPAENEISEEAYMDWYYNITKLKIIPPSRATKNPAVYQQARDKCDVSKAMDLIITTARGMSELCLHEMPPVFHDSVLPTFVRDYDELMLETFGPTYERPDFKNVLPKRKAGRTTESSSQPSGSDFFKEYEAYEHPTSSPFETTQYDVGPSAPQYDVGPSAQFC comes from the exons atGGCGAATGATTATTGTGGCCTAGTCGATAATTCTGTGCTCTATGACCAAGCTAATCACATAAGCACAACAATCTGGAACGGGGGGTTAAGAGAAAAGCTAACAATCCGTCAGAGTACATCTAATCTCGGCGAATGgcatttacatgattatcaagTCCACTTATTGCGGCAATGGGGATTTGGGATGTTTGTAAACCCAAAGTCGGTTATGCAGAATGATGTTAGCTTGATCACAGCTTTAGTGGAGCGTTGGAGACCCGAGACCAACACTTTTCACTTCACTTTCGGGGAGATGACTGTGACCCTTGAAGATGTATATATGTTGATGGGTCTACCAGTGGTTGGAGAGCCAATTAGAGCCGATGATGATATTCCACATAGGAGTACATGGCTTCGAAGATGGCACGATCCAGAACTTACAGAGGAGCAAAGGAAATCTGCCTTGGACCGTGGTGGTGTGAAGTTGAAATTTTTGAGAGCGCAGTATGGTACTTGCCCTTCGAGTACAGATCGGGATATGATGGTGATATACACTCGGGCATATGTTCTCTACTTGTGTGAGGCAATACTGTTTCCTaccaagtccaacaatgtcgtCCACCCTCGACTGATCCTATTTCTAGAGGATCCGAGCAAAATTTATGGATATGCTTGGGGGGCTTCAGTTCTTGCATATCTATATAGGAATTTGCAAGAGGCCAGTAGAAAGGATGTCAGGTCCATATCCGGTTGTACAACAGTTTTGATGCTATGGTCTCGTGAGAGGTTGCGCCCGGGACAACTTTTGATAGCAGAAAATACGAGGATGATATGGCCTAGGGCATTAGCATGGGCTGTTGCTCCAGTCTCTGCAGGGAGGTCAAAGTTCTACAACGTTCATCACAACATCGATGCATACAGAGGTATGTTCGATAATTTCTATTTGGATTGGGTGCGTTGGAGGCCATATGCACGTTTCTATCGGAGGCCTGATGCGCATTTCGAGAGAGCTCTAATTGCCGGCATTGCCCGTGTACCACTCCATTACTTTGAGGATGTAGAGTACCAGCTCCCAGAAAGGGTCCCAAGGCAATTCGATATGCCGTTGTGTATACCTCCAGACCCCCCTGCATACATGAGAGGTTTGAGGTATACCAATGACAATCCTTTCATGCAAGTGCATCCATTCTACCGGCAGCAGTATGTAGACATGTGGAATAACTTCGTCCAAAATGGAGTTGGTATTGTGGAGCCAGCGGAGAATGAGATTTCGGAGGAAGCCTATATGGATTGGTACTACAATATCACGAAGCTAAAGATTATACCGCCATCGAGGGCCACGAAAAATCCGGCCGTGTACCAACAAGCCCGTGACAAATGCGACGTGTCCAAGGCGATGGATTTG ATCATCACAACTGCTCGAGGTATGAGCGAGCTCTGTCTGCATGAGATGCCCCCGGTTTTCCATGATTCCGTATTACCGACATTTGTCAGGGATTATGACGAGCTCATGTTAGAGACTTTCGGTCCGACTTATGAGAGGCCCGACTTCAAGAATGTGCTGCCCAAAAGGAAGGCAGGAAGGACCACGGAGTCATCGAGTCAACCGTCTGGGAGTGATTTCTTCAAAGAGTACGAAGCCTATGAACATCCTACAAGTTCTCCTTTCGAGACTACACAGTATGATGTCGGGCCCAGTGCACCTCAGTATGATGTTGGGCCCAGTGCACA ATTTTGTTGA